A window of Nicotiana tabacum cultivar K326 chromosome 24, ASM71507v2, whole genome shotgun sequence contains these coding sequences:
- the LOC107760508 gene encoding putative galacturonosyltransferase-like 3 isoform X2 has protein sequence MPPENYLITTVLLLLILLHLRPPATVTASFTAADTPKFREAPAFRNGKNCSTTIHIAMTLDYSSPYLRGSIAGVLSVLQHATCPENTFFHFLAVHRHFNNLNKTITSTFPYLNFKLYNFNPTLVRHLISSSVRRALDQPLNYARIYLADLLPTTVNRIIYLDSDLIVVDDIAKLWNIDLNGRVLGAPEYCHANFTHYFTNKFWFHPTFSNTFKNRTPCYFNTGVMVIDLQKWRNNGYTRKLEHWMRVQKSRYRIYELGSLPPFLLVFAGNVKQVEHKWNQHGLGGDNLEGQCRDLHPGPVSLLHWSGKGKPWLRLDSKKPCPLDSLWAPYDLFRHESLFSDI, from the exons ATGCCGCCGGAAAACTACCTCATCACCACCGTCCTCCTCCTCCTCATTCTCCTCCATCTTCGTCCTCCCGCCACCGTCACCGCCTCCTTCACCGCCGCCGATACTCCAAAATTCCGTGAAGCTCCAGCATTTCGTAACGGCAAAAATTGCTCAACAACTATTCACATAGCAATGACTTTAGATTACTCCTCCCCTTACCTCCGCGGCTCAATCGCCGGCGTACTCTCCGTTCTACAACACGCCACGTGTCCTGAAAACACATTCTTCCATTTCCTCGCCGTTCACCGACACTTTAACAACCTTAACAAAACAATTACCTCAACTTTCCCGTACCTTAATTTCAAGCTCTACAACTTCAATCCAACTTTAGTCCGTCATTTGATTTCCTCTTCTGTTCGTCGTGCTTTAGACCAACCGCTAAATTACGCTCGTATTTACCTTGCGGATTTACTTCCTACTACGGTAAATCGGATTATTTACCTTGATTCTGATCTCATTGTCGTTGACGATATTGCTAAGCTTTGGAATATTGATCTTAACGGTCGTGTATTAGGTGCGCCTGAATATTGTCATGCTAATTTTACTCATTATTTTACGAACAAGTTTTGGTTCCATCCGACGTTTTCTAACACGTTTAAGAATCGGACTCCTTGTTATTTTAACACTGGGGTTATGGTTATTGATTTGCAAAAATGGCGGAATAATGGCTATACACGCAAACTCGAGCATTGGATGAGAGTTCAAAAGAG cAGGTACAGAATCTACGAATTGGGTTCATTGCCACCATTTCTACTAGTATTCGCCGGAAATGTAAAGCAAGTGGAGCATAAATGGAACCAACATGGATTAGGAGGTGATAATCTTGAAGGGCAATGTAGGGATTTACATCCAGGTCCAGTTAGTTTATTACATTGGAGTGGAAAAGGGAAACCATGGTTAAGGTTAGATTCAAAGAAACCATGTCCGTTGGATAGTTTATGGGCACCGTACGATTTATTCCGACATGAATCATTGTTTTCGGATATATAG
- the LOC107760508 gene encoding putative galacturonosyltransferase-like 3 isoform X1, protein MPPENYLITTVLLLLILLHLRPPATVTASFTAADTPKFREAPAFRNGKNCSTTIHIAMTLDYSSPYLRGSIAGVLSVLQHATCPENTFFHFLAVHRHFNNLNKTITSTFPYLNFKLYNFNPTLVRHLISSSVRRALDQPLNYARIYLADLLPTTVNRIIYLDSDLIVVDDIAKLWNIDLNGRVLGAPEYCHANFTHYFTNKFWFHPTFSNTFKNRTPCYFNTGVMVIDLQKWRNNGYTRKLEHWMRVQKRYRIYELGSLPPFLLVFAGNVKQVEHKWNQHGLGGDNLEGQCRDLHPGPVSLLHWSGKGKPWLRLDSKKPCPLDSLWAPYDLFRHESLFSDI, encoded by the exons ATGCCGCCGGAAAACTACCTCATCACCACCGTCCTCCTCCTCCTCATTCTCCTCCATCTTCGTCCTCCCGCCACCGTCACCGCCTCCTTCACCGCCGCCGATACTCCAAAATTCCGTGAAGCTCCAGCATTTCGTAACGGCAAAAATTGCTCAACAACTATTCACATAGCAATGACTTTAGATTACTCCTCCCCTTACCTCCGCGGCTCAATCGCCGGCGTACTCTCCGTTCTACAACACGCCACGTGTCCTGAAAACACATTCTTCCATTTCCTCGCCGTTCACCGACACTTTAACAACCTTAACAAAACAATTACCTCAACTTTCCCGTACCTTAATTTCAAGCTCTACAACTTCAATCCAACTTTAGTCCGTCATTTGATTTCCTCTTCTGTTCGTCGTGCTTTAGACCAACCGCTAAATTACGCTCGTATTTACCTTGCGGATTTACTTCCTACTACGGTAAATCGGATTATTTACCTTGATTCTGATCTCATTGTCGTTGACGATATTGCTAAGCTTTGGAATATTGATCTTAACGGTCGTGTATTAGGTGCGCCTGAATATTGTCATGCTAATTTTACTCATTATTTTACGAACAAGTTTTGGTTCCATCCGACGTTTTCTAACACGTTTAAGAATCGGACTCCTTGTTATTTTAACACTGGGGTTATGGTTATTGATTTGCAAAAATGGCGGAATAATGGCTATACACGCAAACTCGAGCATTGGATGAGAGTTCAAAAGAG GTACAGAATCTACGAATTGGGTTCATTGCCACCATTTCTACTAGTATTCGCCGGAAATGTAAAGCAAGTGGAGCATAAATGGAACCAACATGGATTAGGAGGTGATAATCTTGAAGGGCAATGTAGGGATTTACATCCAGGTCCAGTTAGTTTATTACATTGGAGTGGAAAAGGGAAACCATGGTTAAGGTTAGATTCAAAGAAACCATGTCCGTTGGATAGTTTATGGGCACCGTACGATTTATTCCGACATGAATCATTGTTTTCGGATATATAG